A region from the Inhella inkyongensis genome encodes:
- a CDS encoding Spy/CpxP family protein refolding chaperone produces the protein MQTHLNLKSLILAAGLVLSAAAPAVFAMPHAEGGRGGMPGAQWMHALDDVGATEAQRQQIRDIMRSAHEELRTQREQGQALHKQMLAAFAAPNVDANAVEALRRQELALHDARSQRMSRAMIEAARVLTPEQRAQLTQKLGKRLESMQERMKERMHDRKEERKGPHGRPA, from the coding sequence ATGCAAACCCACCTGAACCTGAAGTCCCTGATCCTGGCTGCTGGCCTGGTTCTTTCCGCCGCCGCGCCGGCCGTTTTCGCCATGCCGCATGCCGAGGGCGGGCGTGGCGGCATGCCGGGGGCCCAGTGGATGCACGCGCTGGATGACGTGGGCGCCACCGAGGCCCAGCGGCAGCAGATCCGCGACATCATGCGCAGTGCCCATGAGGAACTGCGGACCCAGCGTGAACAGGGCCAGGCCCTGCACAAGCAGATGCTGGCGGCCTTTGCGGCCCCCAATGTGGACGCCAACGCCGTGGAAGCCCTGCGTCGACAGGAGTTGGCGCTGCACGATGCGCGCAGCCAACGCATGAGCCGCGCCATGATCGAGGCCGCCCGGGTTCTGACCCCCGAGCAGCGGGCTCAATTGACTCAGAAGCTGGGCAAGCGCCTGGAGAGCATGCAGGAACGTATGAAAGAGCGCATGCACGACCGCAAGGAAGAACGCAAGGGTCCCCATGGCCGTCCTGCCTGA
- the ettA gene encoding energy-dependent translational throttle protein EttA — translation MAQYVFTMNRVTKTVPPKRQILKQVSLSFFPGAKIGVLGLNGAGKSTVLKIMAGLDKEFEGEAYPMPGIKIGFLPQEPQLDAEQTVREAVEEGVGGVVAAKKRLDEVYAAYADENADFDALAAEQAELEAIIAAAGGENTDLQLELAADALRLPPWDAKIGVLSGGEKRRVALCRLLLSKPDMLLLDEPTNHLDAESVEWLEQFLQRFPGTVVAVTHDRYFLDNAAEWILELDRGLGIPYKGNYTDWLDQKEARLEQEQRQDEARTKAMKEELKWVRSNAKGRQAKSKARLARFEELSDVDYQRRNETNEIFIPVAERLGNEVIEFENVTKSFGDRVLIDNLSFKVPPGAIVGIIGPNGAGKSTLFRMIQGTETPDSGTVKIGKTAKLAFVDQSRASLAGEKTVWEDVSGGLDNIIVGKFVMPSRAYLGRFNFKGNDQQKLVGQLSGGERGRLHLAKTLAEGGNVLMLDEPSNDLDVETLRALEEALLEFGGSAMVISHDRWFLDRICTHILACEGESQWTFFDGNYSEYEADKKKRLGEEGARPKRVRYKPIV, via the coding sequence ATGGCGCAATACGTCTTTACTATGAACCGGGTCACCAAGACGGTGCCCCCCAAGCGTCAGATCCTCAAGCAGGTCTCCCTGTCTTTCTTCCCCGGCGCCAAGATTGGCGTGTTGGGTCTGAATGGTGCGGGTAAGTCGACGGTGCTGAAGATCATGGCCGGCCTGGACAAGGAGTTCGAGGGCGAGGCCTATCCGATGCCGGGCATCAAGATCGGTTTCCTGCCCCAGGAGCCCCAGCTCGATGCCGAGCAGACCGTGCGCGAAGCGGTGGAGGAGGGCGTGGGGGGCGTGGTGGCCGCCAAGAAGCGCCTCGACGAGGTCTATGCCGCCTACGCCGACGAGAACGCCGACTTTGACGCCTTGGCCGCCGAGCAGGCCGAGCTGGAGGCCATCATTGCTGCGGCCGGTGGCGAGAACACCGATCTGCAGCTGGAGCTGGCCGCCGACGCCCTGCGCCTGCCGCCCTGGGACGCCAAGATCGGCGTGCTCTCCGGCGGTGAGAAGCGCCGCGTGGCCCTGTGCCGCCTGCTGCTCTCCAAGCCCGACATGCTGCTGCTGGACGAACCCACCAACCACTTGGACGCCGAGTCGGTCGAATGGCTGGAGCAATTCCTGCAGCGCTTCCCCGGCACCGTGGTGGCCGTGACCCACGACCGCTACTTCCTGGACAACGCCGCCGAGTGGATTTTGGAACTCGACCGTGGCTTGGGCATCCCCTACAAGGGCAACTACACCGACTGGCTGGACCAGAAGGAAGCCCGCCTGGAGCAGGAGCAGCGCCAGGACGAGGCCCGCACCAAGGCCATGAAGGAAGAACTGAAGTGGGTGCGCTCGAACGCCAAGGGCCGCCAGGCCAAGAGCAAGGCGCGTCTGGCCCGCTTCGAAGAGCTGAGCGATGTGGACTACCAGCGTCGCAACGAAACCAACGAGATCTTCATCCCTGTGGCCGAGCGCCTGGGCAATGAGGTCATCGAGTTCGAAAACGTCACCAAGAGCTTTGGCGACCGCGTGCTGATCGACAACCTCAGCTTCAAGGTGCCGCCGGGCGCCATCGTCGGCATCATTGGCCCGAACGGCGCCGGCAAGTCGACGCTGTTCCGCATGATCCAGGGCACCGAGACGCCGGATAGCGGCACGGTCAAGATCGGCAAGACCGCCAAGCTGGCCTTCGTGGACCAGAGTCGTGCCAGCCTGGCAGGCGAAAAGACGGTTTGGGAAGACGTCTCCGGCGGACTGGACAACATCATCGTCGGCAAGTTCGTGATGCCCAGCCGCGCCTATCTGGGCCGCTTCAACTTCAAGGGCAACGACCAGCAAAAACTGGTGGGCCAGCTCTCCGGTGGTGAACGCGGCCGCTTGCACCTGGCCAAGACCCTGGCCGAGGGCGGCAACGTGCTGATGCTGGACGAACCGTCGAACGACCTGGACGTCGAAACCCTGCGCGCGCTGGAAGAGGCGCTGCTCGAATTCGGCGGCTCGGCCATGGTGATCTCGCACGACCGCTGGTTCCTGGACCGCATCTGCACCCACATCCTGGCCTGCGAGGGCGAGAGCCAGTGGACCTTCTTCGACGGCAACTACAGCGAGTACGAAGCCGACAAGAAGAAGCGCCTGGGCGAAGAAGGCGCCCGTCCCAAGCGCGTCCGCTACAAGCCCATCGTTTGA
- a CDS encoding ATP-binding protein, which produces MKSLYLRIYLTVVAVLLAFALVGGWLAQRQMESEREQFETNQEERLQAMAVLLQRALPAADAPAHEQALALRQWSQQLRLPLALEDERGQRLASTGRFERLLDQHGPAALQVLPLSDGRRLLLLRPWRARGAQVLPFPPGWGGARGVHALILLFVLLFVAVALGAYPVVRRLTRRLEALKQGVERFGAGDLAHRVEVDGRDEVAALARSFNDSAQRVASLLQAHQSLVANASHELRSPLARLKMALALRDAQGPDAKLDAELSRNLAELDALIEELLLSARLEATEPLRAPVDLLGLLAEEAAQTGIPLHSDCGSAIVQGDERLLRRALRNLLENARRYGGAEQGVCLRQAPGQWRVEVEDRGAGVPDALRERIFEPFFRLPGHAEVAGGVGLGLALVQQIAQVHQGHVRCLPREGGGSVFVLSLPRNE; this is translated from the coding sequence GTGAAGTCGCTTTACCTGCGCATCTATCTCACGGTGGTGGCCGTGTTGCTGGCCTTTGCGCTGGTGGGCGGCTGGCTGGCGCAGCGGCAGATGGAAAGCGAGCGCGAGCAGTTCGAAACCAATCAGGAAGAGCGGCTGCAGGCCATGGCCGTGCTGCTGCAGCGAGCGTTGCCTGCGGCGGATGCACCGGCCCACGAGCAGGCCCTGGCCCTGCGGCAATGGAGCCAGCAATTGCGCCTGCCCCTGGCGCTGGAAGATGAGCGAGGTCAGCGCCTGGCCAGTACCGGGCGCTTTGAGCGCCTGCTCGATCAGCACGGGCCTGCCGCATTGCAGGTGCTTCCTCTGAGCGATGGCCGGCGGCTTCTGTTGCTGCGGCCCTGGCGAGCGCGCGGCGCACAGGTCCTGCCGTTTCCGCCGGGCTGGGGGGGCGCAAGGGGCGTGCATGCGCTCATCCTGCTGTTCGTGCTGCTTTTCGTGGCCGTGGCCTTAGGGGCCTATCCGGTGGTTCGGCGGCTGACCCGGCGTCTGGAGGCCTTGAAGCAGGGGGTGGAACGCTTCGGTGCTGGCGATCTGGCCCACCGGGTCGAGGTCGATGGCCGGGATGAAGTGGCGGCCTTGGCGCGCAGCTTCAACGACAGCGCGCAGCGGGTGGCATCGTTGCTGCAGGCCCATCAAAGCCTGGTGGCCAATGCCAGCCATGAACTGCGTTCGCCATTGGCGCGCTTGAAGATGGCCCTGGCCCTCAGGGATGCTCAGGGGCCCGATGCCAAGCTGGACGCCGAGCTGTCCCGCAATCTGGCCGAATTGGATGCGCTGATCGAAGAGTTATTGCTCTCTGCCCGTCTGGAGGCCACCGAGCCGCTGCGTGCGCCGGTGGACTTGCTGGGCCTGCTGGCCGAGGAGGCCGCGCAGACGGGCATCCCTCTGCATTCCGACTGTGGCAGCGCCATCGTGCAGGGTGATGAACGCCTGTTGCGCCGTGCGCTGCGCAATTTGCTGGAGAACGCGCGTCGCTATGGGGGCGCCGAGCAGGGCGTGTGCCTGCGTCAGGCGCCGGGGCAATGGCGGGTCGAGGTAGAGGACCGTGGCGCTGGCGTGCCAGATGCCCTGCGCGAACGGATTTTTGAGCCCTTCTTCCGCCTGCCCGGACACGCAGAAGTGGCCGGCGGGGTGGGTTTGGGCTTGGCCCTGGTGCAGCAGATCGCGCAGGTCCATCAGGGCCACGTGCGCTGCCTGCCGCGCGAGGGCGGGGGCTCGGTGTTTGTTCTCAGTCTGCCGCGGAACGAATGA
- a CDS encoding DUF3717 domain-containing protein codes for MGVLHITDLEAAINWWRARSPSADGISACAEVRALAEVYALMVYYHDAQWEEQRLQGLAREAFLAWYEQTPDSPCIAICSTAQGDAQCKGCGRSFAEVRHWPELDPFHKRAVWRRIQREGTAWRFNRYAERSRDMPNAQEAAPEGGPA; via the coding sequence ATGGGCGTGCTGCACATCACCGATCTGGAAGCCGCCATCAACTGGTGGCGCGCCCGCAGCCCCTCGGCCGATGGCATCAGTGCCTGCGCAGAAGTCCGGGCCTTGGCCGAGGTCTACGCGCTGATGGTGTACTACCACGACGCCCAGTGGGAGGAGCAACGCCTGCAGGGCCTGGCCCGCGAGGCCTTTCTGGCCTGGTATGAGCAGACACCCGACTCGCCCTGCATCGCCATTTGCTCCACTGCCCAGGGCGACGCGCAGTGCAAGGGCTGCGGCCGCAGCTTTGCCGAGGTGCGGCACTGGCCCGAGCTGGACCCCTTCCACAAACGAGCGGTCTGGCGCCGCATTCAGCGCGAGGGCACGGCCTGGCGCTTTAACCGCTACGCGGAGCGCAGCCGGGACATGCCAAACGCCCAGGAAGCTGCGCCAGAGGGCGGTCCCGCGTGA
- a CDS encoding response regulator transcription factor: MAVLPEMGRTPGQVLIVDDDARLAEMVQGYLGAAGFRVQVAPNLTQGRSLLAARSALPDLLILDLMLPDGDGLDFCRQLRQEPHLRGLPVLMLSARGEPLDRVLGLELGADDYLPKPFEPRELLARVKALLRRGQPTQAETLRFGRLEIDLGERSARLGGQPCDLTSHQFELLLVMARNAGRVMSRDQIMDALKGHPLEAFDRSIDVHISRIRAAIEDDPKEPKRVLTVRGAGYVFARKQDGELG, from the coding sequence ATGGCCGTCCTGCCTGAGATGGGGCGCACTCCCGGCCAGGTGCTGATCGTTGATGACGATGCGCGCCTGGCCGAGATGGTGCAGGGCTATTTGGGGGCAGCCGGCTTTCGGGTGCAGGTGGCCCCCAATCTGACCCAGGGCCGCAGCCTCTTGGCTGCGCGCAGTGCCTTGCCCGATCTGCTGATCCTGGACCTGATGCTGCCCGACGGCGATGGCCTGGACTTCTGCCGCCAGCTGCGCCAGGAGCCGCATCTGCGCGGCTTGCCGGTGCTGATGCTGTCGGCGCGTGGCGAACCCCTGGATCGGGTGCTGGGGCTGGAGCTGGGCGCCGATGACTACCTGCCTAAGCCCTTTGAGCCGCGCGAGCTGCTGGCCCGTGTCAAGGCTCTGCTGCGGCGCGGGCAGCCCACGCAGGCCGAGACCTTGCGCTTTGGGCGCCTTGAAATCGATCTGGGCGAGCGCTCTGCACGCTTGGGCGGCCAGCCCTGCGATCTGACCAGCCATCAGTTCGAGTTGCTGCTGGTGATGGCCCGCAATGCCGGGCGGGTGATGAGTCGTGACCAGATCATGGATGCCCTCAAGGGCCATCCGCTGGAGGCTTTCGACCGCAGCATCGATGTGCACATCTCGCGCATCCGCGCCGCCATCGAGGACGACCCCAAGGAGCCCAAGCGCGTGCTGACGGTGCGCGGCGCCGGCTATGTGTTCGCGCGCAAGCAGGATGGTGAGCTGGGGTGA
- a CDS encoding MATE family efflux transporter, which translates to MRAFLQSGQQLRAMAWPVFIGQVAVLAFSTVDTLMLGRLGSQALAALAVGSAAYVTVFVGLMGVVLAIGPIAGRLFGAQQHAAAGAQLQQAQWLALLLALPGMALLAWPEPFVRLAGLEGAVAAQVRAYLGPMALALLPALLFTAFRGFNTAISRPKAVMALQVGALALKVPLTALLVFGGGPIPGLGAAGCGWATAIAMSLQWLAAHELLRRDPYYRPFALGRWLDSRPQRAALMGLVRLGLPMGGSILVEVTGFTFMAFFIARLGANAVAGHQIAVNLVSMMFMLPLALSSAATALVAQALGARDLALAQRLGRHALIWGLLVAALAGGLVALLREPIVRLYTHDTTAAAAALPLLVWVWFFHIGDAVQTVCAGVLRAHHVATLPMVIYVLALWGVGIGGGYTLAFGLQGTAAGALGFWWSATFGLALAALLLSGLQLWVERQLIRSAAD; encoded by the coding sequence GTGAGGGCCTTTCTCCAAAGCGGACAGCAACTGCGCGCCATGGCCTGGCCGGTCTTCATCGGTCAGGTGGCGGTACTGGCTTTTTCCACCGTCGACACCTTGATGCTCGGGCGCCTGGGTAGCCAAGCCCTGGCGGCGTTGGCGGTGGGCTCGGCCGCCTATGTCACCGTCTTTGTCGGGCTGATGGGAGTGGTACTGGCCATCGGTCCCATCGCCGGACGCCTGTTCGGTGCCCAGCAGCACGCGGCCGCGGGTGCTCAGCTGCAGCAAGCCCAGTGGCTGGCCCTCCTGCTCGCCCTGCCCGGCATGGCCCTGCTGGCTTGGCCGGAGCCCTTCGTCCGCTTGGCGGGGCTGGAAGGCGCTGTGGCGGCGCAGGTGCGTGCCTACCTGGGTCCGATGGCCCTGGCCCTGCTACCTGCCCTGCTCTTCACCGCTTTTCGCGGCTTCAACACCGCCATCTCGCGCCCCAAGGCGGTGATGGCACTGCAGGTGGGCGCGCTGGCATTGAAGGTGCCGCTCACGGCCTTGTTGGTCTTTGGCGGCGGGCCCATCCCGGGCCTGGGCGCGGCGGGCTGTGGCTGGGCCACGGCCATCGCCATGAGTCTGCAGTGGCTGGCCGCCCACGAGTTGCTGCGCCGCGACCCCTACTACCGCCCCTTCGCTCTGGGTCGCTGGCTGGACAGCCGCCCGCAGCGCGCGGCACTGATGGGCCTGGTCCGCCTGGGCCTGCCCATGGGGGGCTCCATCCTGGTGGAGGTGACGGGCTTCACCTTCATGGCCTTCTTCATTGCCCGTCTGGGCGCCAATGCGGTGGCCGGGCACCAGATCGCGGTGAATCTGGTCTCGATGATGTTCATGCTGCCGCTCGCACTGTCCAGCGCCGCCACGGCACTGGTGGCCCAGGCCCTGGGGGCGCGGGATCTCGCCCTGGCGCAGCGCCTGGGGCGGCATGCGCTGATCTGGGGGCTGCTGGTCGCAGCATTGGCGGGGGGATTGGTGGCATTGCTGCGCGAGCCCATCGTCCGCCTATACACCCACGACACCACGGCCGCCGCGGCCGCCCTGCCCTTGCTGGTCTGGGTGTGGTTCTTTCACATTGGCGACGCCGTGCAAACCGTCTGCGCTGGCGTGCTGCGCGCCCACCATGTGGCCACCTTGCCCATGGTCATCTATGTGCTGGCTTTGTGGGGCGTGGGCATCGGCGGCGGCTACACCCTGGCCTTCGGGCTGCAGGGCACGGCAGCAGGGGCGCTGGGCTTTTGGTGGTCGGCGACCTTTGGCTTGGCCCTGGCCGCTCTGTTGCTGAGTGGACTTCAGCTGTGGGTGGAGCGGCAGCTCATTCGTTCCGCGGCAGACTGA